From the genome of Sander lucioperca isolate FBNREF2018 chromosome 1, SLUC_FBN_1.2, whole genome shotgun sequence, one region includes:
- the arl13a gene encoding ADP-ribosylation factor-like protein 13A isoform X2, giving the protein MLCILLCRKVTILVVGLDKAGKTSSIRGMLRVPSGVEAGPTNGCVRHELRVENYLVTLLDVGGSAESRGVWRELCGDAHGIIFVVDSSDRQRIKEVKEVLADQLKQPRVAGKPLLVLANKQDKMNALLGSELIEILSLEELVNQSRSLCHIEPCSALMDLRRWSDRKTLRGLRWLLRAVYLDYPELCTRVAQDSKRPLEPREREKTWKTEKVRRKPKGERMRSSKPDLRQVQKEKNTKGEGKMQPIQNMLQKETSLKKKTKKKRPVKVQEGEKDQVEANEQEEEEEGDGNEGEHENSGHREKASSALIPPKKGKPKRKTKVKEETLDVPASPDNDEKPLKAKGERRKKKKVVKVKRKNKINTEEMSGAYSQPVDLSATFDLYRKAILALKEHQNQGQ; this is encoded by the exons ATGCTGTGCATACTTCTTTGCAGGAAAGTGACCATTCTGGTGGTTGGTCTTGACAAAGCAGGAAAAACATCCTCCATCAGAGGAATGTTAAGAG TCCCCAGTGGTGTGGAAGCAGGACCCACCAATGGCTGCGTACGACATGAGTTGAGAGTGGAGAACTACCTGGTCACCTTGTTGGATGTGGGGGGCTCAGCAGAGTCGAGAGGAGTCTGGAGGGAGCTCTGTGGAGATGCCCATGGGATCATCTTTGTGGTGGACTCTAGTGACAGGCAAAGGATAAAGGAGGTCAAGGAAGTTCTTGCTGACCAGCTGAAGCAACCGAGAGTGGCAGGAAAACCCCTACTAGT GTTGGCTAACAAACAGGACAAAATGAATGCTTTGCTGGGAAGTGAGCTGATTGAGATTCTGTCCCTGGAGGAGCTGGTCAACCAGAGCCGCTCTCTGTGCCATATT GAGCCTTGTTCAGCCTTAATGGACCTGCGACGCTGGTCGGACAGGAAGACTCTACGAGGCCTTCGCTGGTTGCTGCGTGCCGTTTATCTGGATTACCCCGAGCTGTGTACTCGTGTAGCCCAGGACAGCAAGAGGCCTCTGGAAccaagagagagggaaaagaccTGGAAAACAGAGAAAGTTCGCAGAAAACCCAAGGGGGAACG AATGCGATCCAGCAAGCCAGATCTTCGCCAggttcaaaaggagaaaaatacAAAGGGTGAAGGAAAGATGCAACCCATTCAAAACATGCTGCAAAAG GAAACCAGTCTgaaaaagaagacaaagaagAAGAGGCCGGTTAAGGTCCAGGAAGGTGAAAAGGATCAAGTAGAAGCAAATgaacaggaggaggaagaggagggtgaCGGTAACGAAGGAGAGCATGAAAACTCTGGCCACAGAGAGAAAGCCAGCAGTGCCCTGATCCCCCCGAAAAAAGGCAAACCAAAACGTAAAACAAAAGTGAAAGAAGAGACTCTGGACGTGCCAGCATCACCAGACAATGATGAGAAGCCGCTTAAAG CTAAAGGGGaaagaaggaagaagaagaaagttgTCAAAGTGAAAAGGAAGAACAAGATCAACACAGAGGAGATGTCTGGAGCTTACTCTCAACCTGTGGACCTGTCTGCAACCTTTG ATCTTTACCGAAAAGCAATACTGGCTCTGAAGGAACATCAGAATCAGGGACAGTGA
- the tmem35 gene encoding transmembrane protein 35A has translation MASPRTITIVALSFALGLFFVFMGTIKLTPRLSKDAYSEMKRAYKSYAKALPGLKKIGISSVLLRKIIGSLEVGCGVVLTLVPGRPKDVANFLLLLVMLAVLFFHQLVGDPLKRYAHALVFGILLTCRLLIARQSDDRPEREDSREEQHINDQEKNKVKQS, from the exons ATGGCCTCACCAAGGACAATTACTATTGTGGCCCTTTCTTTTGCTTTGGGTTTATTTTTCGTGTTTATGGGGACCATTAAACTCACTCCGAGACTAAGCAAAGATGCATACAGTGAAATG AAAAGGGCATACAAGAGCTATGCCAAGGCATTGCCAGGCCTGAAAAAGATTGGTATCAGCTCAGTCCTGCTTCGTAAGATCATTGGCTCTCTGGAGGTGGGCTGCGGTGTGGTGCTCACCCTTGTACCTGGCAGGCCGAAGGATGTGGCCAACTTCTTGCTGCTGCTCGTCATGCTAGCTGTCCTGTTCTTCCACCAGCTAGTAGGAGACCCCCTGAAACGGTATGCCCACGCTCTAGTCTTTGGTATTCTGCTCACCTGCCGACTGCTTATTGCCCGCCAGAGTGACGACCGGCCGGAGAGAGAAGACAGCCGAGAGGAACAGCACATTAATGACCAGGAAAAGAACAAGGTCAAGCAGTCTTAA
- the arl13a gene encoding ADP-ribosylation factor-like protein 13A isoform X1: MDIDLLLCQFQRRWWPLCSPCSPQGNMFNLMSNCCTWFSKIQEPIRKVTILVVGLDKAGKTSSIRGMLRVPSGVEAGPTNGCVRHELRVENYLVTLLDVGGSAESRGVWRELCGDAHGIIFVVDSSDRQRIKEVKEVLADQLKQPRVAGKPLLVLANKQDKMNALLGSELIEILSLEELVNQSRSLCHIEPCSALMDLRRWSDRKTLRGLRWLLRAVYLDYPELCTRVAQDSKRPLEPREREKTWKTEKVRRKPKGERMRSSKPDLRQVQKEKNTKGEGKMQPIQNMLQKETSLKKKTKKKRPVKVQEGEKDQVEANEQEEEEEGDGNEGEHENSGHREKASSALIPPKKGKPKRKTKVKEETLDVPASPDNDEKPLKAKGERRKKKKVVKVKRKNKINTEEMSGAYSQPVDLSATFDLYRKAILALKEHQNQGQ, encoded by the exons ATGGACATAGACTTACTTCT ATGCCAGTTCCAGAGAAGATGGTGGCCACTGTGCTCACCTTGCTCACCTCAAGGAAACATGTTCAACCTGATGAGCAACTGCTGCACCTGGTTCTCCAAAATACAGGAGCCAATCag GAAAGTGACCATTCTGGTGGTTGGTCTTGACAAAGCAGGAAAAACATCCTCCATCAGAGGAATGTTAAGAG TCCCCAGTGGTGTGGAAGCAGGACCCACCAATGGCTGCGTACGACATGAGTTGAGAGTGGAGAACTACCTGGTCACCTTGTTGGATGTGGGGGGCTCAGCAGAGTCGAGAGGAGTCTGGAGGGAGCTCTGTGGAGATGCCCATGGGATCATCTTTGTGGTGGACTCTAGTGACAGGCAAAGGATAAAGGAGGTCAAGGAAGTTCTTGCTGACCAGCTGAAGCAACCGAGAGTGGCAGGAAAACCCCTACTAGT GTTGGCTAACAAACAGGACAAAATGAATGCTTTGCTGGGAAGTGAGCTGATTGAGATTCTGTCCCTGGAGGAGCTGGTCAACCAGAGCCGCTCTCTGTGCCATATT GAGCCTTGTTCAGCCTTAATGGACCTGCGACGCTGGTCGGACAGGAAGACTCTACGAGGCCTTCGCTGGTTGCTGCGTGCCGTTTATCTGGATTACCCCGAGCTGTGTACTCGTGTAGCCCAGGACAGCAAGAGGCCTCTGGAAccaagagagagggaaaagaccTGGAAAACAGAGAAAGTTCGCAGAAAACCCAAGGGGGAACG AATGCGATCCAGCAAGCCAGATCTTCGCCAggttcaaaaggagaaaaatacAAAGGGTGAAGGAAAGATGCAACCCATTCAAAACATGCTGCAAAAG GAAACCAGTCTgaaaaagaagacaaagaagAAGAGGCCGGTTAAGGTCCAGGAAGGTGAAAAGGATCAAGTAGAAGCAAATgaacaggaggaggaagaggagggtgaCGGTAACGAAGGAGAGCATGAAAACTCTGGCCACAGAGAGAAAGCCAGCAGTGCCCTGATCCCCCCGAAAAAAGGCAAACCAAAACGTAAAACAAAAGTGAAAGAAGAGACTCTGGACGTGCCAGCATCACCAGACAATGATGAGAAGCCGCTTAAAG CTAAAGGGGaaagaaggaagaagaagaaagttgTCAAAGTGAAAAGGAAGAACAAGATCAACACAGAGGAGATGTCTGGAGCTTACTCTCAACCTGTGGACCTGTCTGCAACCTTTG ATCTTTACCGAAAAGCAATACTGGCTCTGAAGGAACATCAGAATCAGGGACAGTGA